Proteins encoded within one genomic window of Halocatena marina:
- a CDS encoding Hsp20/alpha crystallin family protein, with protein MPSRNPFEEIERMFEQMDKGFRSFDSSLTQGVPLDLVDENDSYVVTADLPGYDKDDIDVRLSGSTLRITAERDTKTEDVDTEFVRRERTRESVSRSVRLPERVVEDETDASYKNGVLTVTLSKEGSLDDGESIPIE; from the coding sequence ATGCCATCGCGTAATCCGTTCGAAGAGATCGAGCGCATGTTCGAACAGATGGACAAAGGGTTCCGGTCGTTCGACTCGAGTCTCACACAAGGAGTGCCACTCGATCTGGTCGACGAGAATGATTCCTACGTCGTCACAGCCGATCTCCCCGGCTACGATAAAGACGATATTGACGTACGACTCTCGGGGTCGACACTGCGGATTACCGCCGAACGAGACACGAAAACCGAAGATGTCGATACAGAATTCGTCCGGCGCGAACGCACCCGCGAATCCGTTAGCCGGTCAGTGCGACTCCCCGAACGCGTCGTTGAGGATGAAACCGACGCGAGCTACAAGAACGGCGTCCTCACTGTGACACTCTCCAAGGAAGGCAGCCTCGACGACGGAGAATCGATCCCAATCGAATAA
- the leuS gene encoding leucine--tRNA ligase yields MQDQQEYDHRHIERYWQAEWAEKGVYRTPNDTIEPTYVLGMFPYPSGELHMGHVRNYTITDAYARYRRLQGDSVLHPMGWDAFGLPAENAAIEHDTNPRAWTMDCIEQMREQLRAVGFGYDWDRELTTCAPEYYRWNQWLFTRFYEMGLVEQAASAVNWCPSCETVLADEQVDGADDACWRCETPVEERELDQWFLKITDYADELVESLSELDEWPTSVRAMQREWIGRQTGAELAFEIEGYDSVTVFTTRIDTIHGVSFVALAPDHEISQSLAETDENVRQYINRFEELEGDTGVDTGLTAANPVTDREVPVYVADFAFSDVGTGALMGVPAHDERDHEFASENGLSIVPVVAPADGSEIPDVTEKPYTADGMLVNSGAYTGMESAAARERLIEEIESASEQTDYRLRDWGISRQRYWGTPIPIVHCPECGPVSVPDKELPVELPEFVPTRGNPLDAAEEFVKTTCPECGVHAKRETDTMDTFVDSSWYFLRFVSPDLGDAPFDNERANDWLPVDLYVGGREHAVMHLLYTRFFMRVLSDAGLLDDREPFADLITQGMVRLDGETMSKSKGNVVSPQRIIDEYGADTARLFTMQAARPERDFDWQETGVRSTHAFVERLYDLVIGSEVEDSERDEHESSRDAADEYVAREIDATIVTAQESYESLSFVDGLRESRELVSLLYRYRESSPNTQTIDRGLRVVVKLLAPVVPHLCSELWAALNDGERAGTSTEDKEASNEEIDESEVFGVESDWPEPKHDIEDYQLSRRIVEKTREDIRQIIEGAGIDDPASIEIVVTPDWKFRAREIAVETDEANVIREIVTDETVRVNKTAAAKYAKELQSERRSLSRTLSPDREFEALNRAVWLVRQEFNADVQVVRATDADETLSQTARPGRPAIRIE; encoded by the coding sequence ATGCAGGATCAACAAGAGTACGACCATCGACACATCGAACGGTATTGGCAGGCAGAATGGGCTGAAAAGGGAGTGTATCGCACGCCGAACGACACGATAGAACCGACGTACGTCCTCGGAATGTTCCCGTATCCATCTGGAGAGTTGCATATGGGTCACGTCCGTAACTACACGATTACCGACGCGTACGCCCGTTACCGACGGTTGCAGGGCGATTCCGTCCTCCATCCGATGGGGTGGGATGCGTTTGGTCTTCCGGCCGAAAATGCGGCCATCGAGCACGACACTAACCCGCGTGCGTGGACGATGGACTGCATCGAGCAGATGCGCGAGCAGCTACGTGCAGTGGGGTTCGGGTACGATTGGGACCGCGAGCTTACGACCTGTGCTCCCGAGTACTACCGCTGGAACCAGTGGCTGTTCACCCGGTTCTACGAGATGGGGTTGGTCGAGCAAGCAGCGAGTGCCGTGAACTGGTGTCCGTCTTGTGAAACAGTGCTGGCCGACGAGCAGGTCGATGGCGCAGACGACGCGTGTTGGCGGTGTGAGACACCAGTTGAAGAACGCGAGTTAGATCAGTGGTTTTTGAAGATTACTGACTACGCTGATGAGTTGGTCGAAAGTCTCTCGGAGTTGGACGAGTGGCCAACGAGTGTCCGTGCAATGCAACGTGAATGGATCGGGCGACAGACAGGCGCAGAGCTAGCGTTCGAGATCGAGGGCTACGATTCTGTGACTGTGTTCACGACGCGCATCGACACGATTCATGGCGTCTCGTTCGTCGCGCTCGCGCCGGATCACGAAATCAGTCAGTCACTCGCCGAGACCGACGAAAACGTGCGCCAGTATATTAACCGATTTGAGGAGTTGGAAGGCGACACCGGCGTCGATACCGGCTTGACTGCCGCCAATCCAGTGACGGATAGGGAGGTTCCGGTGTACGTCGCCGACTTCGCTTTCTCGGATGTGGGGACGGGAGCGCTGATGGGGGTTCCCGCTCATGACGAGCGTGATCACGAGTTTGCGAGCGAGAACGGGCTTTCGATCGTTCCAGTCGTTGCGCCTGCAGATGGATCGGAGATCCCGGACGTGACCGAGAAACCATACACTGCCGACGGTATGCTCGTCAACAGCGGTGCGTACACTGGCATGGAGAGCGCAGCAGCCCGCGAGCGATTGATCGAGGAGATTGAGAGTGCGAGTGAACAGACCGACTACCGACTACGCGACTGGGGAATCTCCCGTCAGCGCTATTGGGGAACACCGATTCCGATCGTCCACTGTCCCGAGTGTGGTCCAGTGTCCGTACCAGATAAAGAGCTGCCTGTCGAACTTCCTGAATTCGTCCCGACGCGAGGGAACCCACTCGATGCAGCCGAGGAGTTCGTCAAAACGACCTGCCCCGAGTGCGGTGTGCATGCGAAACGAGAGACAGACACGATGGACACATTCGTCGATTCTTCGTGGTATTTTCTGCGGTTCGTCTCGCCGGATCTCGGTGATGCTCCCTTCGATAACGAGCGAGCGAACGACTGGCTCCCCGTCGATCTGTACGTTGGAGGCCGCGAGCACGCCGTGATGCATCTGCTCTACACTCGGTTCTTCATGCGTGTGCTATCGGATGCGGGACTCCTCGATGACCGCGAACCGTTCGCCGATCTGATCACACAGGGGATGGTGCGACTCGACGGCGAGACGATGTCGAAAAGCAAAGGAAACGTCGTCTCCCCACAGCGTATCATCGATGAGTACGGTGCGGACACGGCACGGCTGTTCACCATGCAAGCGGCACGTCCAGAACGAGATTTCGATTGGCAGGAAACTGGCGTTCGCTCGACGCACGCCTTCGTAGAGCGACTGTACGATCTCGTGATTGGGAGTGAGGTAGAGGACAGTGAACGGGACGAGCACGAGAGTTCTCGTGATGCAGCCGACGAATACGTTGCTCGCGAAATCGACGCGACGATCGTGACAGCTCAAGAGAGCTACGAGTCACTCTCGTTCGTCGACGGACTCCGCGAATCACGAGAGCTGGTCAGTTTGTTGTACCGATACCGCGAATCGTCCCCGAACACGCAGACGATTGACCGCGGGCTGCGTGTCGTGGTGAAATTGCTCGCACCCGTTGTTCCACATCTCTGTTCGGAGCTGTGGGCTGCGCTGAATGATGGGGAACGTGCGGGGACGAGCACGGAAGACAAAGAGGCAAGCAACGAAGAGATAGATGAAAGCGAGGTGTTTGGTGTCGAATCCGACTGGCCGGAGCCAAAGCACGACATAGAGGACTACCAGCTATCTAGACGGATCGTCGAAAAAACGCGGGAAGATATCAGACAGATTATCGAGGGTGCAGGAATCGATGACCCTGCGAGCATCGAGATCGTCGTCACTCCTGACTGGAAATTCCGCGCACGAGAGATTGCAGTCGAAACCGATGAAGCGAACGTCATCCGAGAGATCGTGACCGACGAGACGGTTCGTGTCAATAAAACTGCGGCCGCCAAGTACGCAAAGGAACTGCAATCCGAACGGAGATCGCTTTCGAGGACACTCTCACCCGACCGCGAATTCGAGGCCCTGAATCGCGCTGTGTGGCTCGTCCGGCAAGAGTTTAATGCTGACGTACAGGTTGTTCGTGCAACAGATGCAGACGAAACGTTGAGCCAAACAGCACGTCCTGGCCGCCCAGCGATTCGAATCGAGTGA
- a CDS encoding heptaprenylglyceryl phosphate synthase, which yields MNLDWHGIDHITKVDPAKDLPEDMGIIEQTDLIIVGGSDGVTSENTLAVIEQIRAQSSEIPVFQEPYRDRHVSFETIEAVDFIAIPAVYNGDREHFVEKHVDLFTGVASKPTELLGSDVPLLGDLIASKGRDLVVEMTEKIIGEGYVIQNPDSKAAGVSGVDTLYTPDQVAGAALATEAFYGFPLFYIEYSGTYGGPEDVEAAAEYLNDTVLLYGGGIRSKQQTEEILAAGADAVVVGDCFHDNADQYRETIPS from the coding sequence ATGAACCTCGATTGGCATGGGATTGACCACATCACGAAGGTTGATCCAGCGAAAGACCTCCCCGAGGATATGGGGATCATCGAACAGACAGATCTGATTATCGTTGGTGGCTCCGATGGGGTGACGAGCGAGAATACGCTGGCTGTCATAGAGCAGATTCGAGCACAATCCTCTGAAATTCCCGTATTTCAAGAGCCATATCGTGATCGTCACGTTTCGTTTGAGACAATCGAAGCAGTCGATTTCATTGCGATCCCCGCTGTATACAATGGAGATCGGGAGCATTTCGTCGAAAAGCACGTCGATCTATTTACTGGCGTTGCCAGCAAACCAACGGAGTTGCTCGGATCAGATGTGCCGCTGCTTGGCGACTTGATCGCTTCTAAGGGACGAGATCTCGTCGTCGAAATGACGGAGAAAATCATCGGAGAGGGATACGTCATTCAGAACCCGGATTCGAAAGCAGCGGGCGTTTCGGGTGTCGATACGCTGTACACCCCCGATCAAGTCGCTGGTGCTGCGCTTGCAACAGAGGCGTTCTATGGCTTCCCACTGTTCTATATCGAATACTCAGGAACCTATGGTGGACCTGAAGACGTTGAAGCAGCGGCCGAGTACCTGAACGATACGGTGTTGTTGTACGGTGGCGGTATTCGGAGCAAGCAACAGACCGAGGAAATCCTCGCAGCCGGTGCTGATGCGGTTGTCGTCGGTGATTGTTTCCACGATAATGCGGACCAGTATCGCGAAACGATCCCCTCCTGA
- the leuS gene encoding leucine--tRNA ligase, whose product MTDYDPHAIESKWRDRWSEAGSYEPEPDEEEEPTFITVPYPYPSGGMHIGHARTYTVPDVYARYRRLQGDSVLFPIAWHVTGTPIVGAVERLKKGEEQQLDVLQNTYDVPRETLKDLETPMGFARYFIEEHYKKNMKSLGLSIDWRREFTTNDERYQRFITWQYETLNNRELLEKGLHPVKYCLEQENAVTTHDILEGEEAEFQEYSLIKFEWDETVVPMATLRPETVRGVTNAYIDPDAAYVEALVDGEEWIVSAEATEKLDHQSRSIEIVEEFTGEKLVGEHVTNPVTGESVLILPAGFVDSDNATGIVMSVPAHSPDDWVALREAKADEDRLREYGIDSEEVQAIEARPIADVDEYGEIPAKDAVEDHGIESSDDPKLKAVTQELYNREFHTGRLKEMYGEYAGAVINEVREELKADYQREGDFDSMYDFAEMVISRAGGKVIVAEQDTWFLRYNDADWKEKAHQAVADLTAIPENTREQYTHTIDWLQEWPCIRNYGLGTPLPMDEDFIIEPLSDSTIYMAYYTIAHRLRDVPVEQLTHEFFDTLFYGPEAVPEPDETALALREEWDYWYPVDVRCSGNDLISNHLTFYLFHHAELFEQANWPQGITIMGMGLLEGQAMSSSKGHVVLPSEAIEKYGADTVRFFLLNSAEPWQDYDWRDDLVGDTRDQLERFYNRAREIIETDAPETVEQTDLEHIDRWLLSKLQRTIETATDAMEEFETRKASQAAFYGFEEDLRWYRRRTDSDRPGARWTLRKVLETRLQLLSPFIPFLTNELHEQLTGESTTDWPDVDPAFIEQTTEVEETLIEQLTEDIHDIVDVTGTDPDRIAVYTAADWKQDVFEQVRETGPNVGQVMSAVMQQPELRARGNEVNQLVQDLIEHVRARDEATLEAMERLDEQAVYEDAREFYAREFDADVAVENEDETDNERAEDALPFRPAIHLS is encoded by the coding sequence ATGACCGACTACGATCCCCACGCCATTGAGTCGAAATGGCGAGATCGGTGGAGTGAAGCGGGGAGTTACGAACCCGAACCGGACGAGGAAGAAGAACCGACGTTCATCACCGTCCCGTATCCGTATCCAAGTGGTGGAATGCACATCGGTCACGCCCGCACGTACACCGTCCCCGACGTGTACGCTCGTTACCGACGGTTGCAGGGCGATTCCGTCCTCTTTCCTATCGCGTGGCACGTCACTGGAACACCAATCGTCGGAGCTGTCGAGCGGCTGAAAAAGGGCGAGGAACAACAGCTCGACGTTCTACAGAACACTTACGACGTACCGAGAGAGACCCTCAAAGACTTAGAAACCCCGATGGGCTTTGCCCGGTACTTCATCGAGGAGCATTACAAGAAGAACATGAAGTCGCTGGGGCTGTCGATTGACTGGCGTCGTGAGTTCACCACCAACGACGAGCGCTACCAGCGATTCATCACGTGGCAGTACGAAACGCTAAACAATCGAGAGCTACTCGAAAAAGGTCTCCATCCCGTCAAGTACTGCTTGGAGCAGGAAAACGCCGTCACAACCCACGACATCTTGGAAGGTGAAGAGGCGGAGTTTCAGGAATACTCGCTGATCAAGTTCGAGTGGGATGAGACGGTTGTTCCAATGGCGACGCTCCGTCCCGAAACCGTCCGTGGCGTGACGAACGCCTACATCGATCCCGACGCTGCGTACGTCGAGGCACTGGTCGACGGCGAGGAGTGGATTGTCTCTGCGGAGGCCACAGAAAAGCTCGATCATCAGTCTCGTTCGATCGAGATCGTCGAGGAATTCACGGGAGAGAAGCTCGTGGGCGAGCACGTCACGAACCCAGTCACGGGCGAGTCAGTACTCATATTGCCTGCGGGGTTTGTCGATTCAGACAACGCGACAGGTATCGTGATGAGCGTTCCTGCCCACAGTCCCGACGACTGGGTTGCTCTGAGAGAAGCCAAAGCCGACGAGGACCGTCTGCGCGAGTATGGCATCGATTCCGAGGAAGTGCAAGCAATCGAAGCCCGTCCAATCGCCGACGTCGATGAGTACGGTGAAATTCCGGCGAAAGACGCTGTCGAGGACCATGGCATTGAATCGTCGGACGATCCAAAGCTGAAGGCGGTCACACAAGAGCTGTACAACCGCGAGTTCCACACGGGACGACTGAAGGAAATGTACGGCGAGTACGCTGGTGCAGTCATCAACGAGGTGCGCGAGGAACTCAAAGCAGACTACCAGCGTGAGGGTGACTTCGATTCGATGTACGACTTCGCGGAGATGGTCATCTCACGCGCGGGTGGGAAAGTCATCGTCGCCGAACAAGACACGTGGTTCCTCCGGTACAACGACGCGGATTGGAAGGAAAAAGCCCATCAGGCAGTCGCGGACTTGACGGCGATCCCCGAAAACACAAGAGAGCAGTACACTCACACCATCGACTGGTTACAAGAGTGGCCGTGCATCCGAAACTACGGACTCGGGACACCGCTCCCGATGGACGAGGATTTCATCATCGAACCGCTTTCGGATTCGACTATCTACATGGCCTACTACACCATCGCGCACCGCCTGCGCGATGTCCCAGTCGAACAGCTCACCCACGAGTTCTTTGACACCTTATTCTACGGTCCAGAAGCAGTCCCAGAACCTGACGAGACGGCACTCGCGCTCCGCGAGGAATGGGACTACTGGTACCCGGTCGATGTCCGTTGTTCTGGGAACGACCTCATCTCGAATCATCTGACGTTCTACCTCTTTCACCACGCGGAGCTGTTTGAACAAGCGAACTGGCCACAGGGAATCACCATCATGGGCATGGGACTGCTCGAAGGACAGGCAATGTCCTCTTCGAAGGGACACGTCGTTCTCCCGAGCGAAGCCATCGAGAAGTACGGTGCGGATACAGTGCGGTTCTTCCTGCTCAACAGCGCAGAGCCGTGGCAGGATTACGACTGGCGAGACGATCTCGTCGGAGACACCCGAGATCAGCTCGAACGGTTCTACAATCGTGCGCGCGAGATTATCGAAACGGATGCGCCTGAAACCGTCGAGCAAACAGATCTCGAACACATCGATCGCTGGCTGCTCTCGAAGCTCCAACGAACGATCGAAACGGCGACCGACGCGATGGAGGAGTTCGAGACACGTAAGGCGAGCCAAGCCGCCTTTTATGGCTTTGAAGAGGACCTACGGTGGTATCGACGGCGGACCGACAGCGACCGACCCGGCGCGCGCTGGACGCTCCGAAAGGTTCTCGAAACACGGCTACAGCTACTCTCCCCATTCATCCCGTTCCTCACGAACGAACTCCACGAGCAGCTGACCGGTGAATCGACGACCGACTGGCCCGACGTGGATCCAGCGTTCATCGAACAGACAACCGAAGTCGAAGAAACACTGATAGAACAGCTCACAGAGGACATTCACGATATCGTTGACGTTACCGGGACGGACCCAGATCGAATCGCGGTCTACACGGCAGCCGACTGGAAGCAGGACGTGTTCGAACAGGTGCGGGAAACCGGCCCCAACGTCGGGCAGGTGATGAGTGCGGTAATGCAACAGCCCGAGTTGCGTGCGCGCGGCAACGAAGTGAATCAACTCGTACAGGATCTTATTGAACACGTTCGCGCGCGCGATGAAGCAACTCTCGAGGCGATGGAACGCCTCGACGAACAGGCAGTGTACGAAGACGCACGTGAGTTCTACGCACGCGAATTCGACGCCGACGTCGCTGTCGAAAACGAGGACGAGACAGATAACGAACGAGCCGAAGACGCGCTCCCGTTCCGTCCCGCAATCCATCTCAGCTGA
- a CDS encoding ornithine cyclodeaminase family protein, protein MQTLLLNHDAVETNAKMPDVIGAVSDAFAAYERGDAQMPAKSYIDLERYNGDFRSMPAYLDAGEWDAAGIKWVNVHLDNVEQYDLPTVLGTMIYSDPKNAFPLAIMDGTALTRLRTGAAAAVATDALAIEDATSLGIIGAGVQSYTQLEAIAEVRPIEKVVVSDLDEERVARFIERFSDAFEVHPGSVADAAACDVLSTVTPVEDPIVERKMVSEHTHINAMGADAEGKHELTDQLLLDSTLVIDDFEQTTHSGEINVPWKEGVLTREDIHAALGEIVVGKTNGRTAETGISVFDSTGLAIQDVATAHVVYEHATENNNGSPFDLVESDVQ, encoded by the coding sequence ATGCAGACGCTGCTGTTGAACCACGATGCTGTCGAGACGAACGCGAAAATGCCGGACGTCATTGGGGCCGTTTCGGATGCGTTTGCCGCCTACGAGCGCGGTGATGCACAGATGCCTGCGAAATCGTACATCGATTTAGAGCGGTACAACGGCGACTTCCGCTCGATGCCGGCCTATCTCGACGCCGGCGAGTGGGACGCCGCCGGGATCAAGTGGGTCAACGTTCACCTCGACAACGTCGAGCAGTACGATCTTCCCACCGTGCTGGGGACAATGATCTACTCGGATCCAAAGAACGCCTTCCCGCTTGCGATCATGGATGGGACTGCCCTGACTCGCCTTCGGACGGGCGCAGCGGCTGCCGTCGCAACTGATGCACTCGCCATCGAAGACGCGACCAGTCTCGGTATCATCGGTGCAGGCGTTCAGTCGTACACGCAACTCGAAGCCATCGCTGAAGTGAGGCCCATCGAGAAGGTCGTTGTCAGCGACCTCGACGAAGAGCGCGTTGCGCGGTTCATCGAGCGGTTTAGTGATGCGTTCGAAGTCCACCCGGGCTCAGTCGCTGACGCTGCTGCCTGTGATGTTCTTTCGACGGTCACACCCGTCGAAGATCCGATCGTCGAGCGAAAAATGGTGAGCGAGCACACCCACATCAATGCGATGGGTGCGGATGCAGAAGGGAAACATGAGCTCACGGATCAGCTTCTTCTCGATTCGACGCTCGTCATCGACGATTTCGAACAGACGACCCACTCTGGGGAGATAAACGTTCCGTGGAAAGAGGGTGTCCTGACCAGAGAGGACATTCACGCTGCCCTCGGTGAGATCGTCGTCGGAAAGACAAATGGACGCACCGCTGAGACAGGCATCTCAGTGTTCGACAGCACTGGTCTCGCAATTCAGGATGTCGCTACTGCACACGTGGTCTACGAACACGCAACAGAGAACAATAATGGATCGCCGTTCGATCTCGTCGAGTCCGACGTGCAGTAG
- the thsB gene encoding thermosome subunit beta — protein MSQQMGQPMVILGDDAQRVKDRDAQSHNISAARAVAEAVRSTLGPKGMDKMLVSSMGDVTVTNDGVTILQEMDIDNPTAEMIIEVAETQEDEAGDGTTTAVAIAGELLKQSEDLIEQDIHPTAVIRGFNLASEKARAEVDNIAEEVDADDEELLRKVAETSMTGKGAELNKELLSQLIVDAIGAVSVEGPEDDTIVDLEYVNIETQTGRSAGESELLNGAVISKDPVHPDMQTDIDDAEILLIDEPIEVEEAEVDTQLSVDSPDQLQQFLDKEEARLKEKVEQIVDSGANVVFCQKGIDDLAQHYLAKEGILAARRVKKSDIGFLKEITGARIVSDLDTATEDDLGAATIRRDGDDELFYVESEGEESHGVTLLLRGSTEHVADELERGLTDALDVVSQTVADGRVLAGGGAIEVELASRLRDYADSVSGREQLAVEAFADSLELIPRVLAENAGIDSIDTLVDLRSAHEDGDARAGLNVFGGSIEDTFEAGIVEPAHAKEQALASATEAANLVLKIDDIISAGDLSTEGGEDAGGPGGAPGGMGGMGGMGGMGGAM, from the coding sequence ATGAGTCAGCAAATGGGTCAACCGATGGTTATCCTCGGTGATGATGCCCAGCGCGTCAAAGACCGCGATGCACAGTCGCACAATATCTCTGCGGCGCGGGCGGTGGCGGAGGCTGTCCGCTCGACGCTCGGACCAAAGGGAATGGACAAGATGCTCGTTTCCTCGATGGGCGACGTCACCGTCACAAACGACGGTGTTACCATCCTACAGGAGATGGACATCGACAACCCGACTGCGGAGATGATCATCGAGGTCGCGGAGACACAGGAAGACGAAGCCGGCGACGGCACAACCACTGCAGTGGCTATTGCGGGCGAGCTCCTGAAACAATCGGAGGACCTTATCGAGCAAGACATTCATCCGACCGCCGTGATCCGCGGATTCAATTTGGCCAGCGAGAAGGCACGAGCGGAAGTCGACAACATCGCAGAGGAAGTCGACGCTGACGACGAGGAACTCTTGCGAAAGGTCGCTGAAACCTCGATGACTGGCAAAGGAGCAGAGCTCAACAAAGAGCTACTCAGTCAGCTCATCGTTGATGCCATCGGGGCAGTGTCGGTCGAAGGACCCGAAGACGACACCATCGTCGATCTCGAATACGTAAATATCGAGACCCAGACCGGCCGTTCTGCTGGTGAATCTGAGCTACTCAACGGCGCTGTCATTAGCAAGGATCCGGTCCACCCCGACATGCAGACCGACATCGACGACGCAGAAATCCTGCTCATCGATGAGCCAATCGAAGTCGAGGAAGCGGAAGTTGACACCCAGCTCAGTGTCGACAGTCCCGACCAGCTTCAGCAGTTCTTGGACAAAGAGGAGGCACGTCTCAAGGAGAAAGTCGAACAGATCGTCGACAGCGGTGCGAACGTCGTCTTCTGCCAGAAGGGTATCGACGACCTCGCTCAGCACTATCTCGCAAAAGAAGGAATTCTCGCGGCTCGCCGCGTGAAGAAATCCGACATCGGCTTCCTCAAAGAGATCACTGGCGCGCGTATCGTGAGCGATCTCGATACCGCAACCGAGGACGACCTCGGTGCAGCCACGATCCGACGTGACGGAGACGACGAACTGTTCTACGTCGAGAGCGAGGGAGAGGAGTCCCACGGCGTCACACTGCTTCTGCGTGGTTCGACCGAGCACGTTGCTGATGAACTCGAACGCGGTCTCACTGACGCGCTCGATGTCGTCTCCCAGACCGTTGCCGACGGACGCGTTCTCGCCGGAGGAGGAGCCATCGAAGTCGAGCTCGCAAGCCGTCTGCGTGACTACGCTGACAGTGTCTCCGGCCGCGAGCAGCTCGCTGTTGAGGCGTTTGCCGACTCACTCGAACTCATCCCCCGTGTACTCGCCGAGAATGCAGGGATCGACTCCATCGACACGTTGGTCGATCTCCGCTCGGCCCACGAGGACGGCGACGCTCGCGCAGGACTGAACGTCTTCGGTGGCAGCATCGAGGACACGTTCGAGGCGGGAATCGTCGAACCCGCTCACGCGAAAGAACAGGCACTCGCGAGTGCAACCGAAGCCGCCAATCTCGTGCTCAAGATTGACGACATCATCTCGGCCGGCGACCTCTCCACCGAAGGAGGAGAGGACGCAGGTGGCCCGGGTGGTGCACCTGGCGGCATGGGTGGCATGGGCGGCATGGGTGGCATGGGCGGCGCGATGTAA